A section of the Oncorhynchus tshawytscha isolate Ot180627B linkage group LG09, Otsh_v2.0, whole genome shotgun sequence genome encodes:
- the LOC112246425 gene encoding uncharacterized protein LOC112246425, whose product MRPTLRKVVLIALLGRDQPRRKRRSVWVQRWLKSRKQAGEFHRLIQELRLFGEEFRSYFRLDRSQFDHLLQMVGARITRMDTNYRESISPVERLAFCLRFLATGDSYRTIGFSFRVGRSTVAGIVPSVAQAIWDCLVGENMPVPKEEDWRAITAEFLERWNFPNCLGSIDGKHVVIQAPPCSGSQFYNYKGTYSVVLLVVVDAIYCFRVVDVGAYGKGSDGVIFRNCLWPDTSGWHPGYSTICITPWG is encoded by the exons ATGAGACCAACGTTGAGGAAGGTGGTCTTGATCGCGCTGTTGGGCCGGGACCAGCCCCGCAGAAAGCGCAGGTCTGTGTGGGTCCAGAGATGGTTAAAGTCCCGAAAGCAGGCAGGGGAGTTCCACCGTCTAATTCAAGAGCTTCGACTGTTTGGAGAGGAATTCCGAAGTTACTTTCGTCTGGACCGAAGCCAGTTCGATCACCTGCTCCAGATGGTTGGAGCCAGGATCACCCGGATGGATACCAACTACCGGGAGTCCATCAGCCCAGTTGAACGCCTGGCCTTTTGTCTCCG ATTCTTGGCGACAGGGGACTCCTACAGGACCATAGGATTCAGCTTCCGAGTTGGACGGTCCACGGTGGCAGGCATTGTCCCCTCTGTGGCACAAGCCATTTGGGACTGTCTGGTTGGTGAAAACATGCCTGTCCCCAAGGAGGAAGACTGGAGGGCCATCACTGCTGAGTTCCTGGAGAGGTGGAATTTCCCCAACTGTCTTGGCTCCATTGACGGGAAACATGTAGTAATCCAGGCTCCACCGTGCTCAGGTTCGCAGTTCTACAACTACAAGGGTACATATTCAGTTGTACTCTTGGTTGTAGTAGATGCCATCTACTGTTTCCGTGTTGTCGATGTTGGTGCTTACGGCAAGGGAAGTGATGGCGTGATCTTCCGAAACTGCCTTTGGCCAGACACTTCAGGATGGCACCCTGGATATTCCACTATCTGCATCACTCCCTGGGGCTGA